GCAGGGCAAAAGATGAGGACAAAAGAAATTACTTGACAGGAAACATGGCGGGATGATACCAACTGATTGATGTTCATCTGGCTTGCTCACAGGATCAGCGGCGTTTCTCTCATCATCCTCTTCAGCATCAAGATTTTTTCCGCCTTTTTTCTGTACACAAAAGACAAGAAACCCGACTGGGCTCTGGGTCTTCACCGGCAGCCGGTTCTCGATATCCTCATCTTCATCCTTTTCACCTTCCACAGCATGTACGGACTCAGAACCATAGCCATAGATCTCGGGTATCGAAAAGAGAAACAGCTTTTCTGGCTCTCCAATGTTGTTGCAACGATCATCTCATTGATCCTGATTTTCTTGTACGCCAGAGTAGCCTGACAATGCTCGACTATGATGTTCTGATTGTTGGCGGAGGTCTCACGGGTTTGCGCGCGGCGGTGGGTCTCTGCGAGCAGTACCGCGTAGCGCTCGTCTCCAAGGTTCATCCCCTCCGGTCCCACTCCATTGCAGCGCAGGGCGGCATCAACGCCTCGCTCGCCAACAATCCTAATAGTAAGGATGACAATCCGGAAAAACATACGTTCGATACGGTCAAGGGTAGCGATTATCTCGCCGACCAGGATGCAGCCGAACTGATGTGCCGGGAGGCCCCGGGCGTAGTCTTCGAGATGGAGCATTGGGGCTGCCCGTTCAGCCGTTTTGCGGACGGCACTATAGCGCAGAGACCGTTCGGCGGCGCAGGCTACCCGCGTACGTGTTACTCCGCGGACCTTACCGGCCACGTGCTGCTCAACACTCTGTACGAGCATGCGGTGGCGTGCGGTGTCAAAATATTCTACGAATATCCGGTGCTGGCGCTCGCCGTTGACGAAGGCGTCTGCCACGGCGTCATAGTGCTCGACCAGATGAACGGGAAACTGATCCCGATACGCGCCAAGGTTACGCTTTTTGCAACCGGAGGCTACGGCCGCGTCTATTTTCACTCTACGAACGCCCTGATCAACACAGGCTCGGGCATCGGCATTGCTTACGCGGCGGGCATTCCCATGAAGGATATGGAATTCGTGCAGTTCCATCCGACATCGCTTCTGGGAACGAATATCCTGATCACGGAGGGCGCCCGGGGCGAAGGGGGCTATCTTTTCAACAATAAGGGCGAGCGCTTCATGGAACACTACGCGCCGAAAGCCATGGAACTGGCGCCGAGAGATATTGTCGCTCGATCGATCAAGACGGAAATGGAAGAGGGCAGAGGCTTCGAACATGAGTTCGGCACCTACATCCAACTCGACCTTCGGCATCTCGGCGAGCAGAAGATCGCGGAGCGCCTGCCGGGCATACGCAGGTTCTGCATCGATTTCATCAATGTGGACCCGGTCTATGAGCCTATACCGATCATGCCCTGCCAGCACTATTCCATGGGCGGCATAGATGTGAACATGCGATGCGAGTCAGCGGTCAAAGGTTTTTATGCCGCTGGAGAATGCTCCTGCGTGAGTGTGCACGGAGCCAACAGGCTCGGCGGGAACTCTCTGCTCGAGACGATCGTCTTCGGCAAGATGGCATCACTGAGCATACCCGAATATCTGGAGGCCCGTGAGGTAAGACCCGACGTAAAGGCACTCGAGCGGGCGCAGGGTCAGCTTGAGCAGAAAATAAGAGGACTCACTTCTGACGGCACTGAAAAGGCGTTCAACGTGCTCGATGATTTACGCAAGGCCATGGACGACGACGTGGGTATCTTCAGGACAAGAGAGGAGTTGGAGAGAGCGCTCTCAAAAATCAGCATGGTCAAGGAGCGGTACAGGCACGTGCGGATATCAAGTCCAGCCCTGCACATGAATTACGAGCTGATCGCAGCAATGGAACTGGAGCAGATGATCGATGTATCCCATGCGATTGCTCTGGGCGCTTTGTTGCGGGAAGAAAGCAGGGGCTCTCATTTCAGGCGTGATTTTAAGGAAAGAAACGACGCCATCTGGCTCAAACACACGCTGGCGACAAAGGGGCCAGACAACGAACCAGTTGTGTCGTTTAAAGATGTGACCATAACGCGCTATCAACCTATGGCGAGGACGTATTGATAGATTCCCACGGGCAAGCCCAAGGAATCCATCTAGCGACCACGGCGACCGGGTACCCGCAGCCGCAAAGCGGCTGGAGGGTGGAGGGGAGGCTCCAGCGGCTCTGCTGCGGGAGGGGGCGACGTGAGCCCCAGGGATAGATGAGCGGCGAAATATACACTTTTAAAATTTTTCGTTACGACGCGCAATTGCCGGAGGAAGAGCCCTACTTCGACTA
The sequence above is drawn from the Syntrophorhabdales bacterium genome and encodes:
- a CDS encoding FAD-binding protein; the protein is MLDYDVLIVGGGLTGLRAAVGLCEQYRVALVSKVHPLRSHSIAAQGGINASLANNPNSKDDNPEKHTFDTVKGSDYLADQDAAELMCREAPGVVFEMEHWGCPFSRFADGTIAQRPFGGAGYPRTCYSADLTGHVLLNTLYEHAVACGVKIFYEYPVLALAVDEGVCHGVIVLDQMNGKLIPIRAKVTLFATGGYGRVYFHSTNALINTGSGIGIAYAAGIPMKDMEFVQFHPTSLLGTNILITEGARGEGGYLFNNKGERFMEHYAPKAMELAPRDIVARSIKTEMEEGRGFEHEFGTYIQLDLRHLGEQKIAERLPGIRRFCIDFINVDPVYEPIPIMPCQHYSMGGIDVNMRCESAVKGFYAAGECSCVSVHGANRLGGNSLLETIVFGKMASLSIPEYLEAREVRPDVKALERAQGQLEQKIRGLTSDGTEKAFNVLDDLRKAMDDDVGIFRTREELERALSKISMVKERYRHVRISSPALHMNYELIAAMELEQMIDVSHAIALGALLREESRGSHFRRDFKERNDAIWLKHTLATKGPDNEPVVSFKDVTITRYQPMARTY